In Calidithermus timidus DSM 17022, the following are encoded in one genomic region:
- the pilM gene encoding type IV pilus assembly protein PilM, whose amino-acid sequence MREFFSSLLKPRVEALGLEIGSANLKLVELSGTPPTLRGLSIRPTPPGIFQEGNIADPQALANELREMLAEIRTRKRYVVTAVSNSAVITRTLQVPKMAAKQLEEAVRWEAERYIPFPIDEVVMDFAPLDPLDSVAEGEQMDVVVGAARQETVASLVETLKAASLEPLIIDVKPFAGLRVLEPQLVGDGGRELVTLYFEIGAESSALVLTRGERLLLNRVINLSGKDFTAAIAKAFNLDGTAAEEAKKNYGLATIPTEDEDLLLDFDAERERFNPARMYDAIRPVLVELTTELRRSLEFFRVQVGDLGIDQGFVAGGGSKLRSLVPLLADTLGIPLEVVDPWKNLSYDKSRFDPDYLRGLGPEFVVPVGLAMRGVGSID is encoded by the coding sequence GTGCGTGAGTTCTTTAGCAGCTTGTTGAAGCCACGGGTCGAGGCCCTCGGCCTCGAGATCGGTTCGGCCAACCTCAAGCTGGTAGAGTTATCGGGGACACCCCCTACGCTGCGGGGCTTATCCATCCGGCCAACCCCTCCAGGGATCTTCCAAGAGGGCAATATCGCCGACCCACAGGCCCTGGCCAACGAGCTGCGCGAGATGCTGGCGGAGATCAGGACCCGCAAGCGCTACGTGGTTACGGCGGTGAGCAACTCGGCGGTCATCACCCGTACCCTCCAGGTACCCAAGATGGCCGCCAAGCAGCTCGAGGAGGCCGTGCGCTGGGAGGCGGAGCGTTACATCCCCTTCCCCATCGACGAAGTGGTGATGGACTTCGCCCCTTTGGACCCCCTCGACAGCGTAGCGGAAGGTGAGCAGATGGACGTGGTGGTAGGGGCAGCCCGGCAAGAGACCGTGGCCAGTCTGGTCGAGACCCTCAAGGCCGCGAGCCTCGAGCCCCTGATCATCGACGTCAAGCCCTTTGCCGGGCTGCGGGTGCTCGAACCGCAGCTCGTGGGTGACGGGGGGCGCGAGCTGGTGACGCTGTACTTCGAGATCGGAGCCGAGTCCAGCGCGCTGGTGCTAACCCGCGGAGAGCGCCTGTTGCTCAACCGTGTGATCAACCTCTCAGGCAAGGACTTCACCGCGGCCATCGCCAAAGCCTTCAACCTCGACGGCACTGCCGCAGAGGAGGCAAAGAAGAACTACGGCCTGGCCACCATCCCTACCGAAGACGAGGACTTGCTCCTCGACTTCGACGCCGAGCGCGAGCGCTTCAACCCGGCACGCATGTACGACGCCATCCGCCCGGTGCTCGTCGAGCTCACCACCGAGTTGCGGCGCAGCCTCGAGTTCTTCCGGGTGCAAGTCGGCGACCTGGGCATCGATCAGGGCTTCGTAGCCGGGGGGGGCAGCAAGCTGCGCAGCCTGGTGCCGCTGCTGGCCGATACCTTGGGCATCCCGCTGGAAGTGGTGGATCCCTGGAAAAATCTTTCCTATGATAAGAGCCGCTTCGATCCAGACTACCTGCGCGGCCTCGGGCCCGAGTTCGTCGTGCCGGTAGGTCTAGCCATGCGGGGGGTGGGTTCAATTGATTAA
- a CDS encoding 4'-phosphopantetheinyl transferase superfamily protein yields the protein MPIVAIGTDIASVSRLRGVYERHPKRFLERHFTPEEIEYCLAKADPMLSLAARFAAKEAFQKCWPENHGWREVWVEMRGPRPALNFAPRIARRMELEGWRAHLSLAHEHEHATAVVILEAL from the coding sequence ATGCCCATCGTCGCCATCGGAACCGACATCGCCTCCGTCTCGAGGCTGCGCGGGGTTTACGAGCGTCACCCCAAGCGCTTTCTCGAGCGGCACTTCACCCCCGAGGAGATCGAGTACTGTCTGGCCAAGGCCGACCCCATGCTCTCGCTGGCGGCCCGTTTCGCGGCAAAGGAGGCCTTCCAGAAGTGCTGGCCCGAGAACCACGGCTGGCGCGAGGTCTGGGTAGAGATGAGGGGACCGCGGCCCGCGCTGAACTTCGCACCCCGCATCGCCCGGCGAATGGAACTCGAGGGCTGGAGGGCCCACCTCTCGCTGGCCCACGAGCACGAGCACGCCACCGCCGTGGTCATTCTGGAGGCTTTGTGA
- a CDS encoding type II secretion system protein GspD — MQRILFLIVLLLSLALAGTLPRDARFDQPVDLIAPNGIPLEDALRSTATSVGLTPLLRDIPNTLVKVSLEKKPFRQVWDLLINTYGDGKLDYILLENNVMVVASPEVVSRYTPKVTQQPTPTAEPTVRRSYAVSGNPTALKTFLEAEIPGIRVTIAPGQPTLLITATEKQHSEVAALLAQIDRPQAQVDTVTRNFKLAHARAEAMAEVLSSALEGGAGGQQAQGQGQAGQAQPQAKGTAFFTADVRTNTLIVTATPEQMARVEALIRELDVPVKQVQLKVRIQSVDSSVVNSFGINWETLSGGNLIGSIIDGALNLIFDASKSLAALNIRAVLDILEQQSLARRLSDVTQIVEDNYPNFEVKSGSKLIVTPQVQGEPTREFDVGLLVRVIPQITADGQITLDVFTQTGEQPRQGPIANSIEVVQRSDRTKLRIKDGQTVVIGGVVQQTTVNQENKVPILGDIPLLGLLFKQSSNSVRNEELLIIITANIVSDAR, encoded by the coding sequence ATGCAACGAATCCTGTTCCTTATCGTTTTGTTGTTGAGCCTGGCTCTGGCGGGCACTCTCCCTAGGGACGCCCGCTTCGACCAGCCGGTGGACCTGATCGCCCCCAACGGCATCCCGCTGGAGGATGCCTTGCGCAGTACCGCTACCAGCGTCGGCCTAACCCCCCTCTTACGGGACATCCCCAACACCCTGGTCAAGGTGTCGCTGGAGAAAAAGCCTTTCCGCCAGGTCTGGGACTTGCTGATCAACACCTACGGCGACGGCAAGCTCGACTACATCCTGCTGGAAAACAACGTCATGGTGGTAGCCTCTCCCGAGGTGGTCTCTCGCTACACGCCCAAAGTCACTCAGCAGCCTACCCCCACCGCCGAGCCTACCGTGCGCCGCAGCTACGCTGTCAGCGGGAACCCCACCGCGCTCAAAACCTTCCTGGAAGCCGAAATCCCCGGCATCCGCGTCACCATCGCGCCCGGCCAACCTACGCTGCTGATCACCGCCACCGAAAAGCAGCACTCCGAAGTCGCCGCGCTGCTGGCCCAGATCGACCGTCCCCAGGCCCAGGTAGACACTGTGACCCGTAACTTCAAGCTGGCTCACGCTCGCGCTGAGGCTATGGCGGAGGTGCTCAGCTCGGCGCTCGAGGGCGGGGCTGGTGGGCAACAAGCCCAGGGGCAGGGCCAAGCCGGACAGGCTCAGCCCCAGGCCAAAGGCACGGCCTTCTTCACCGCCGACGTGCGCACCAACACCCTCATCGTCACCGCTACCCCCGAGCAGATGGCCCGCGTGGAAGCCCTCATTCGTGAGTTGGACGTCCCGGTCAAGCAGGTGCAGCTCAAGGTGCGCATCCAGTCGGTCGACAGCAGCGTGGTCAACAGCTTCGGCATCAATTGGGAGACCCTGAGCGGGGGAAACCTCATCGGCAGCATCATCGACGGAGCACTGAACCTGATCTTCGACGCCTCCAAGAGTCTGGCTGCGCTCAACATCCGCGCGGTACTCGACATCCTCGAGCAGCAGAGCCTGGCCCGCCGCCTGAGCGACGTGACCCAAATCGTCGAGGATAACTACCCCAACTTCGAGGTCAAGTCGGGCTCGAAGCTCATCGTCACCCCGCAGGTGCAGGGCGAGCCCACCCGCGAGTTCGACGTGGGCCTGCTGGTGCGGGTGATCCCCCAAATCACCGCCGACGGGCAGATTACCCTCGATGTCTTCACCCAGACCGGGGAGCAGCCCCGCCAGGGCCCTATCGCCAACAGCATCGAGGTGGTGCAGCGTTCCGACCGCACCAAGTTGCGCATCAAAGACGGGCAGACCGTGGTGATTGGGGGCGTGGTCCAACAGACCACCGTCAACCAGGAAAACAAGGTGCCTATCTTGGGGGATATTCCTTTGCTCGGCCTGCTCTTCAAGCAGAGCTCCAACAGCGTTCGCAACGAGGAGCTTCTGATCATCATCACCGCCAACATCGTCAGCGACGCCCGCTAA
- a CDS encoding 3-dehydroquinate synthase produces the protein MRKLTVDQPPAYPVYLGRGLLTQARQDAPPGPKALLYDRAVEGYALKLAEALQIPHRMGVEGGEEAKKLECYGQVLSWLAQQGLPRDGMLYVVGGGTLTDLGGFVASSYLRGIACVSFPTTTLAMVDASVGGKTGINLPEGKNLVGSFYPPKAVYLDLESLSTLPPPLFREGLVEAFKHGIIAADEALMRLESLHPEWPGLEEYLERAVSVKIRVVEADPYEKGERRKLNLGHTLGHALEAATRHTLSHGAAVAYGLLYAALLGKAHGGADLTVSVEGLLRWLEPPPPPPLSWDELWPYMARDKKKLGDSLHWVIPLKPGHLVVQPVAEEVLRWVYAEFLERVSGRP, from the coding sequence ATGCGGAAGCTGACCGTTGATCAACCCCCTGCTTACCCCGTCTACCTGGGCCGGGGGCTCTTGACCCAGGCCCGACAGGATGCCCCCCCAGGCCCCAAGGCCCTGCTGTACGACCGGGCAGTGGAGGGCTACGCCCTGAAGCTGGCTGAAGCCTTGCAGATTCCCCACCGCATGGGGGTGGAAGGGGGTGAGGAGGCCAAGAAACTCGAATGCTACGGCCAGGTACTTTCCTGGCTGGCGCAGCAGGGGCTTCCCCGCGACGGCATGCTGTACGTGGTCGGGGGTGGCACCCTCACCGACTTAGGGGGCTTCGTGGCCTCGAGCTACCTGCGCGGCATCGCCTGCGTGAGCTTCCCCACCACCACCTTGGCCATGGTGGACGCCAGCGTGGGCGGCAAGACCGGGATCAACCTGCCTGAGGGTAAGAACCTGGTGGGCAGCTTCTACCCGCCCAAAGCCGTGTACCTCGACCTCGAGAGCCTCTCCACCTTGCCCCCTCCCCTCTTCCGCGAGGGGCTGGTGGAGGCTTTCAAGCACGGGATCATCGCCGCGGACGAGGCGCTGATGCGGCTGGAGTCCCTGCACCCGGAGTGGCCGGGGCTCGAGGAGTACCTCGAGCGGGCCGTTTCGGTGAAGATCCGCGTCGTCGAAGCCGACCCCTACGAGAAAGGCGAGCGCAGGAAGCTCAACTTGGGCCATACCCTGGGCCACGCCCTCGAGGCCGCCACCCGCCACACCCTTTCTCACGGGGCCGCCGTTGCCTACGGCCTGCTCTATGCAGCCCTGCTGGGCAAGGCCCACGGCGGCGCCGATCTGACGGTCTCGGTTGAGGGGCTACTGCGCTGGCTAGAGCCCCCTCCCCCGCCCCCCCTGAGCTGGGATGAGCTGTGGCCCTACATGGCCCGCGACAAGAAGAAGCTGGGCGACAGCTTGCACTGGGTCATCCCCCTAAAACCCGGCCACCTGGTGGTGCAGCCGGTGGCCGAAGAGGTGCTGCGGTGGGTTTACGCGGAGTTTCTCGAACGGGTTAGCGGTAGACCCTGA
- a CDS encoding type 4a pilus biogenesis protein PilO: protein MSKVLARLGQREWAIIVIVISVLLGIGLYIFLIQPMQSQIATLQSQIAELSVQRDRGRAAERALPQLRATIVDLELQRQRFLRELPPQEDLSQVLTLLTQLARRSGVTLKSIGRTTGGSEVAGVRTINLAMQVESPFPELFTFLKQLENLQRFATISGLNLTVGAESSNPAINSSMTMTVYVYTGQSAAPQGGQP, encoded by the coding sequence GTGAGCAAGGTGCTCGCTAGGCTCGGACAACGCGAATGGGCCATCATCGTCATCGTGATCTCCGTGCTGCTAGGCATCGGGCTATACATCTTCCTGATTCAGCCCATGCAGTCGCAGATCGCCACCTTGCAAAGCCAGATCGCCGAGCTTTCGGTGCAGCGCGATCGCGGACGGGCCGCCGAGCGGGCGCTACCCCAACTGCGGGCAACCATCGTCGACCTCGAGCTCCAGCGCCAGCGCTTCCTCCGCGAGCTTCCCCCTCAGGAAGACCTCTCCCAGGTGCTCACCCTCCTCACCCAGCTAGCCCGCCGCAGTGGGGTCACGCTCAAGAGCATCGGGCGCACGACCGGAGGCAGCGAGGTCGCAGGGGTGCGCACCATCAACCTGGCCATGCAGGTTGAGTCGCCCTTTCCTGAGCTCTTCACCTTCCTCAAGCAGCTCGAGAACCTGCAACGCTTCGCCACCATCTCGGGCCTCAACCTCACCGTGGGTGCCGAGAGCAGCAACCCCGCCATCAACAGCAGCATGACCATGACCGTCTACGTCTACACCGGTCAGAGCGCAGCACCACAGGGAGGGCAGCCATGA
- the rsmF gene encoding 16S rRNA (cytosine(1407)-C(5))-methyltransferase RsmF, with the protein MDLPKAFLARMSELLGGELTEFHRALTSEDRSYGLRVNTLKLTPEQLRSISPWPLEPIPWVPEGFYYPPEARPGPHPFFYAGLYYIQEPSAQAVGALADPQPGERVLDLAASPGGKTTHLASRMRGEGLLVANEVDGGRMGGLLENVERWGARLAVVSAPLERLAGQWGAYFDRVVLDAPCSGEGMFRKDPDVVRHWGPGAPARSARVQRQLIEHAGALVRPGGVLLYSTCTFAPEENEQVIAHFLARNPEFELEDARLHPSFAPAVPAWGDGNPALVKAARLWPHRLRGEGHFLARLRKVGGHEETPPREKLPPLSRESRRAWQDFAAEHLATGLEGEIWERAGHLYLLSEGLPSLAGIKAPAPGLYLGKVQSGRMLPGKALAHHLRPAQIARVVELSPDDPRALRFVQNHPIEVEAEDGWAAVAVATAVGSFNLGWARIKGKIARMGRAVL; encoded by the coding sequence GTGGATTTGCCCAAGGCCTTTTTGGCCCGCATGAGCGAGCTTCTCGGCGGCGAATTGACCGAGTTTCACCGCGCCCTCACCTCCGAGGACCGCAGCTATGGCCTCAGGGTCAATACCCTCAAGCTCACCCCCGAGCAGTTGCGTTCCATCAGCCCCTGGCCCCTCGAGCCCATCCCTTGGGTCCCTGAGGGCTTTTACTACCCCCCCGAGGCCCGTCCGGGACCGCACCCCTTTTTCTACGCGGGGCTTTACTACATCCAAGAACCCTCTGCCCAGGCGGTGGGCGCGCTGGCCGATCCACAGCCGGGCGAGCGGGTGCTCGACCTGGCGGCCTCACCCGGCGGCAAGACCACCCACCTGGCCTCGAGGATGCGCGGTGAGGGCCTGCTGGTGGCCAACGAGGTGGACGGAGGGCGCATGGGCGGGCTCTTGGAGAACGTCGAGCGCTGGGGGGCGCGGTTGGCGGTGGTCAGCGCTCCGCTCGAGCGCCTGGCTGGGCAGTGGGGGGCCTATTTCGACCGGGTGGTGCTGGACGCGCCCTGCTCGGGGGAGGGGATGTTCCGCAAAGACCCCGACGTGGTGCGCCACTGGGGGCCGGGGGCTCCGGCGAGGTCGGCCCGGGTGCAGCGCCAGCTCATCGAGCACGCCGGGGCCTTGGTGCGGCCTGGTGGGGTACTGCTCTACTCCACCTGCACCTTTGCTCCCGAAGAGAACGAGCAGGTCATCGCTCACTTCCTCGCCCGTAACCCGGAGTTCGAACTCGAGGACGCCCGGCTTCACCCCAGCTTTGCCCCCGCCGTTCCGGCCTGGGGCGATGGCAACCCCGCCCTGGTCAAAGCCGCACGCCTGTGGCCCCATCGCCTGCGTGGCGAGGGCCATTTCCTGGCCAGGCTGCGCAAGGTAGGGGGCCATGAGGAAACGCCCCCCCGAGAAAAGCTTCCTCCTCTTTCCAGGGAGTCCCGCCGGGCCTGGCAGGACTTTGCCGCCGAGCACCTGGCGACCGGCCTCGAGGGCGAAATCTGGGAGCGCGCCGGGCACCTCTACCTCCTGAGCGAGGGCCTGCCCAGCCTGGCCGGCATCAAAGCCCCGGCTCCCGGGCTCTACCTGGGCAAGGTGCAATCGGGCCGGATGCTTCCCGGCAAAGCCCTCGCGCACCACCTGAGGCCTGCCCAGATCGCTCGAGTAGTAGAGCTTTCCCCCGACGACCCCAGGGCCTTGCGCTTCGTGCAGAACCACCCCATCGAAGTCGAGGCTGAGGATGGCTGGGCTGCCGTGGCCGTGGCGACTGCGGTGGGAAGCTTCAACCTGGGCTGGGCCAGGATCAAGGGCAAGATTGCCCGGATGGGGCGGGCGGTGCTGTGA
- a CDS encoding sulfurtransferase, with amino-acid sequence MHPLVSAEWLLQHLSDPDLRIADVRFSLADPLAGRIAYLEAHIPGAIYLDLEADLSGPVREDRKGGRHPLPAPQALAATLSEAGIGDGHLVVAYDENGMFAPRLWWLLRWLGHERVAVLDGGIKAFVEAGGTLTAERPQHPRATFTPRPRMDWVKSAEEVAARGPDTVLIDSRAPERYRGELEPIDPVAGHIPGAINRNWADNLGPDGKFISPQAIRERFAEALGKELILYCGSGVSAAANLLALEVAGVQGAKLYAGSWSDWISDPSRPVATGEQP; translated from the coding sequence ATGCACCCGCTGGTTTCCGCCGAATGGCTCTTGCAACACCTGAGCGACCCCGACCTGCGCATCGCCGACGTGCGCTTCTCGCTGGCCGACCCCCTGGCCGGGCGCATAGCCTACCTCGAGGCCCACATCCCCGGCGCGATCTACCTCGACCTCGAGGCCGACCTCTCCGGCCCGGTGCGCGAGGACCGCAAGGGGGGCCGTCACCCCCTGCCCGCTCCCCAGGCTCTAGCTGCCACCCTCTCCGAAGCGGGCATCGGCGACGGGCATCTGGTGGTGGCCTACGACGAAAACGGCATGTTCGCCCCGCGCCTGTGGTGGCTGCTGCGCTGGCTGGGTCACGAGCGGGTAGCCGTGCTGGACGGGGGGATCAAAGCCTTCGTAGAAGCAGGCGGAACCCTCACCGCTGAGCGCCCCCAACACCCCAGGGCCACCTTCACGCCCCGACCCCGCATGGATTGGGTCAAGTCGGCGGAGGAGGTGGCCGCCAGGGGGCCGGACACGGTGCTCATCGACTCCCGTGCTCCGGAGCGCTACCGGGGTGAGCTCGAGCCCATCGACCCGGTGGCCGGGCACATTCCCGGTGCGATCAACCGCAACTGGGCCGATAACCTCGGACCCGACGGAAAGTTCATCTCCCCCCAGGCCATCCGCGAGCGCTTCGCCGAGGCTTTGGGCAAGGAGCTCATCCTCTACTGCGGCTCGGGGGTGAGTGCCGCGGCCAACCTGCTGGCCCTGGAGGTCGCCGGGGTCCAAGGGGCCAAGCTCTACGCGGGCTCCTGGAGTGACTGGATCAGCGACCCCTCGAGGCCGGTGGCCACGGGGGAGCAGCCTTAG
- a CDS encoding shikimate kinase, which produces MSQPHILKIERPVTWVALTGFMGVGKSRIGRELARALMLHFIDLDGYIERETGLSIPDIFTHLGEETFRRLESAAVAELVQKDYLVLSLGGGTFTQPQNRERLLARGPVIALWASPQTILERVSRRPGQRPLLIGADPLTRIQQLMDQRRDIYRQATIHASTDGRDVHDVVEEIIEKLWEYAEADR; this is translated from the coding sequence ATGAGCCAGCCCCACATCCTAAAGATCGAGCGGCCCGTCACCTGGGTCGCCCTGACCGGCTTCATGGGGGTGGGCAAGAGCCGCATCGGGCGTGAGCTGGCTCGAGCGCTGATGCTGCACTTCATCGACCTCGACGGCTATATCGAGCGCGAGACCGGGCTGTCGATCCCCGACATCTTCACCCATCTGGGCGAGGAGACCTTCCGGCGCTTGGAAAGCGCGGCGGTAGCCGAGCTGGTGCAGAAGGACTACCTGGTGCTCTCCCTGGGCGGGGGCACCTTCACCCAGCCCCAAAACCGCGAGCGACTGCTGGCCCGTGGGCCGGTGATCGCGCTGTGGGCCAGCCCCCAGACCATCCTCGAGCGCGTGAGCCGCCGCCCCGGACAGCGCCCCCTGCTCATAGGCGCCGACCCCCTGACCCGCATCCAGCAACTCATGGACCAGCGGCGGGATATTTACCGCCAGGCCACCATCCACGCCTCCACCGACGGGCGCGACGTCCACGACGTGGTGGAAGAGATCATCGAGAAACTGTGGGAGTATGCGGAAGCTGACCGTTGA
- a CDS encoding SDR family NAD(P)-dependent oxidoreductase — translation MKRILITGASSGIGESCALYLAEKGHMVWAGVRRLEDGERLAHQAKGLLHPVLLDVTEGESIARAARVIREQASRLDGLVNNAGIAVAGPLEFLPLEELRRQLEVNVIGQVAVTQAVLGMLRQGRGRIVNMSSISGRIAAPLFGPYSASKFALEAISDSLRRELKAWGIEVSVIEPGSIQTPIWSKGVSRGRQLLEKLPPEAKALYGRAIEGQIRYVESVDGRSLPPIEVARAVEHALTTPRPRTRYVVGRGARIGLLFARFLPDRLLDEMILGGLVRRMYGRKA, via the coding sequence GTGAAGCGCATTTTGATCACCGGTGCTTCATCGGGCATCGGCGAAAGCTGTGCGCTCTACCTGGCCGAGAAGGGGCACATGGTCTGGGCTGGAGTGCGCAGGCTCGAGGACGGCGAACGCCTGGCCCATCAGGCTAAGGGCCTCCTGCATCCCGTGCTGCTCGACGTCACCGAGGGCGAAAGCATCGCCAGGGCCGCTCGGGTCATCCGCGAGCAGGCCTCCAGGCTCGACGGGCTGGTGAACAACGCAGGCATCGCGGTAGCCGGGCCGCTGGAGTTCCTCCCCCTCGAGGAGTTACGGCGGCAGCTCGAGGTCAACGTGATCGGACAGGTCGCGGTCACCCAGGCCGTCTTGGGCATGCTGCGGCAAGGGCGAGGGCGGATCGTCAACATGAGCTCGATCTCGGGCCGGATCGCGGCCCCTTTGTTTGGTCCCTACTCCGCCTCCAAGTTCGCCCTCGAGGCCATTTCCGACAGCCTGCGGCGGGAGCTGAAGGCTTGGGGGATCGAGGTCAGCGTGATCGAGCCTGGCAGCATCCAAACCCCCATCTGGAGCAAAGGGGTGAGCCGGGGCCGGCAGTTGCTGGAGAAGCTGCCCCCTGAGGCCAAGGCGCTCTACGGCAGGGCCATCGAGGGCCAGATCCGCTACGTCGAGAGCGTTGATGGCAGGAGCCTGCCGCCCATCGAGGTCGCCAGAGCGGTCGAGCACGCCCTCACCACCCCACGTCCCCGCACCCGCTACGTGGTAGGGCGCGGGGCGAGGATTGGGCTGCTTTTCGCCCGATTTCTGCCGGACCGCCTGCTGGACGAAATGATCCTGGGTGGGCTGGTGCGACGGATGTACGGACGCAAAGCCTAA
- the aroC gene encoding chorismate synthase, which translates to MRFLTAGESHGPQLTAIVEGLPSRLPLTVEDINPWLRKRQGGYGRGRRMVIETDTVELLSGVRMGRTTGAPVTLVIKNADWRNWSEIMDPAAGNEPRKKALTAARPGHADLPGGIKYAHKDLRDVLERASARETATRVAVGAIAHKLLWFFGVESVGYVSGMAGVWSATPFDWSLKERIEESPVRMTDPASEAEVIRRVDEAKATGNTLGGVIEARFRGLVPGLGSQMHWERKLDGRIAHMAMSIPAIKGVEIGSGFDNAMKPGSEVHDPIYWEEGRGYYRKTNRAGGLEGGMTNGEELVVRAALKPIATLMRPLPTVDVVTHEPADAARERSDTTAVPAASVILEAVVGIVLAQAYLEKFGGDTLDELIERVERYKERVRSY; encoded by the coding sequence ATGCGTTTTCTGACTGCGGGCGAATCCCACGGGCCTCAGCTCACCGCGATCGTGGAGGGCCTGCCCTCGAGGCTGCCCCTGACCGTGGAGGACATCAATCCCTGGCTGAGAAAGCGGCAGGGGGGCTACGGGCGCGGGCGGCGGATGGTGATCGAGACGGACACGGTCGAGCTTCTGAGCGGGGTGAGGATGGGACGCACCACCGGAGCCCCGGTGACGCTGGTGATCAAGAACGCCGACTGGCGCAACTGGAGCGAGATCATGGACCCGGCTGCGGGCAACGAGCCGCGCAAGAAGGCCCTCACCGCGGCCCGGCCCGGCCACGCCGACCTGCCGGGGGGCATCAAGTACGCTCACAAGGATTTGCGGGACGTGCTCGAGCGCGCCTCGGCCCGCGAAACCGCCACCCGGGTGGCGGTGGGGGCCATCGCTCACAAGCTGCTGTGGTTTTTCGGGGTGGAGAGCGTGGGCTATGTGAGCGGGATGGCCGGGGTGTGGAGCGCAACCCCCTTCGACTGGAGCCTCAAGGAGCGCATCGAGGAAAGCCCGGTGCGCATGACCGATCCCGCCAGCGAAGCCGAGGTGATCCGCCGGGTGGACGAGGCCAAGGCCACCGGGAACACCCTGGGCGGCGTCATCGAGGCCCGCTTCAGGGGTCTGGTGCCGGGGCTGGGCTCGCAGATGCACTGGGAGCGCAAGCTGGACGGGCGCATCGCCCACATGGCCATGAGCATCCCGGCTATCAAGGGGGTGGAGATCGGCAGTGGCTTCGACAACGCCATGAAGCCCGGCTCCGAGGTGCACGACCCGATCTACTGGGAAGAGGGGCGGGGCTATTACCGCAAGACCAACCGAGCGGGGGGCCTCGAGGGCGGCATGACCAACGGCGAGGAGCTGGTGGTGCGGGCGGCCTTGAAGCCCATCGCCACCCTGATGAGGCCCCTGCCCACCGTGGACGTGGTGACCCATGAGCCCGCCGACGCCGCTCGCGAGCGCAGCGACACCACCGCCGTGCCCGCTGCCAGCGTGATCCTCGAGGCGGTGGTGGGCATCGTACTGGCCCAGGCTTACCTGGAGAAGTTCGGCGGGGACACCCTAGACGAGCTCATCGAGCGGGTGGAGCGCTACAAAGAGCGGGTGCGGAGCTACTGA